A region of bacterium DNA encodes the following proteins:
- a CDS encoding response regulator, protein MAESLRVLIADDEALHNLALTSQLETLGHQVVAMATSGREAVELARESKPDIAFLDIRMPGMTGPEAAQQIAAERPIPIIILSAYSDERTVEEATRSPVFHYLVKPVDPDDLAPAIAVARARFEEWLEARRQRDQLEIKLEERKLIERAKGLLMETRGLTEREAYRFLQKTSQDKNTPMVELARKILLAAPLLQKE, encoded by the coding sequence ATGGCCGAGTCGCTTCGCGTCCTGATCGCCGATGATGAGGCCCTCCACAACCTCGCCCTCACCAGCCAGCTCGAGACCCTGGGCCACCAGGTCGTCGCCATGGCGACCAGCGGCCGGGAGGCCGTCGAGCTCGCACGGGAAAGCAAGCCCGACATCGCGTTCCTCGACATCCGCATGCCCGGCATGACCGGCCCGGAAGCCGCCCAGCAGATCGCAGCCGAACGGCCGATCCCGATCATCATCCTCTCCGCGTACAGCGACGAACGGACGGTCGAGGAAGCGACCCGCTCGCCGGTCTTCCACTACCTGGTCAAGCCGGTGGACCCCGACGATCTGGCGCCGGCCATCGCCGTCGCACGCGCCCGCTTCGAAGAGTGGCTCGAGGCGCGGCGGCAACGCGACCAGCTCGAGATCAAACTCGAGGAGCGCAAGCTCATCGAGCGCGCCAAGGGGCTGCTCATGGAGACGCGGGGGCTCACCGAGCGCGAGGCCTACCGCTTCCTCCAGAAGACCAGTCAGGACAAGAACACGCCGATGGTCGAGCTCGCGCGGAAGATCCTGCTCGCGGCACCGTTGCTCCAGAAGGAGTAG